The Clostridium sp. DL-VIII DNA window ATAGTTAAACTTAAATATAGGGTTGTCACAATAATTTTATACTTAAGTTTAACTATTAAAAGGTTTAAAAACATCAAAAATTATTTTACATCCTCATAACTCCTCTATAAAATTCATTTCTGGACTATATGGCGGTAAAAACAATAATGGTTTCTTCTTTTCATAATGGTGTTTGACAACGGAAATGGGGAATGACTTACCATCTAGGAATTTTAGCAAATCGCCATTCATATTATTCCTACGATATTATGAATATTGTGCAACTCTGTGAACATAGTCCAAGCAACACATAATGTAATCATATATACTGAATTAGATAAACAATGTTTATATCTTCAATTATGAAGGCTATTTGGATTATTTTCAATAATATTGCTATTTTGAGTATGTGAATATAGTCTAAATAAGAATTTTTGATTGCAATATATATTAATTTTTTACATCAGATTATTAGTAAAATTTATATAGATTTGATAATAATATTTAAACACGAAAAAGGAGATGAATGTCATGATAATTGACAAAGTATTTTACAAAACATTGTTCAAAAATTTATTTTCAGATACTTTTGAATTGAAACTTTGGGATGGCAGCTCAGAAATCTATGGAAAAGGAGAAGTTCAATTTAAAATAATTTTTAATGAACCTATTCCTAAGGCGGATATTATTAAGGACCCTTCCTTAACTTTTGGTGAAGCTTATATGACCAATAAGATAGATATTGAAGGAAGTGTTCAAAAGGTTATTGAGTCTTTATATAACAATAAAGAAAGCTTTTTAAGTAATAGTGATAAATATTCAAGTTTGTTAAAGATAGCTACAAATAACATTAAAAACAGTAAGAAGAACATAGAATTTCATTACGATATAGGAAATGATTTTTACAAGTTATGGTTAGATGATACTATGACCTATTCTTGCGGTTACTTTAAGTCTAAAGATGATTCTTTAATTCAGGCACAAAAGAATAAAGTAGAGCATATTCTTAAGAAGCTAAATTTAAAAGAAGGAGAAACTTTACTTGATATAGGTTGTGGATGGGGTGAGCTTATTACCTCAGCAGCAAAAAAATATAAAGTTAAGGCTATGGGAATAACTTTAAGTGCTGAACAATTAGCAAAAGTTAAAGAAAGAATAAAAAATGAAGGATTAGAAGATCTAGTTGAAGTTCAACTTGTGGATTACAGGGAACTAAAGAATAGAACTTTCGATAAAGTAGTTAGTGTAGGAATGCTTGAACATGTTGGACAAGACCACCTTGCAGAGTATTTTGTATCTGTAAATAATTTATTAAATGATAAGGGTGTATCTTTACTTCATTGTATAACATCCACAGAGATTGGCGGAAATAATACATGGATTAATAAATATATATTTCCAGGTGGATATATACCAGCAGTTAAAGAATTAGTTAACTGTATGTCCGATGTAGGATTTAGTTTGAATGATGCAGAAAACTTAAGACTTCATTATGGAAGAACTTTAGAGCATTGGGCAGAAAATTTTGAAAATGCATTGCCTGAAATAAGAAAAACTAAAGATGAAACTTTTATAAGAATGTGGAGATTATATTTAAATGCCAGCGCAGCATCTTTTAACAGCGGAAATATAAGCATTCATCAATTTTTATTTAATAAAGGCGTAAATAATGAATTACCATGGACTAGAGATTATATGTATAAATAATTAAGTGTAATAACACATATTCAATTCACCAGTGAAAAGAAGACGTATTTATATCAGTGGTATAAAGAAGCTTGATTATAGTAATGAAAAGTGTTTATAAGGTCAAATCAATTAAAAACATCATAACTGTTTTTAATAGTTACGCAAACGAAGGTATTTTAAATCATAAAATGTCTTCGTTTGTTTATGTTATATATTAAATTAGTTTAATAAGAGCTCTACATTTCAATTGTTGATTTTAAGCCTGAAATCATAAAAGGAAGAATTTCTTTAACTAATAGACAAGTATCTTTTAAAGTGTCTTTACTATTCCAGCGTTTAGTAGCACAATATATGCCGCTGCTAATCATAACGGTAAGTAATTCTAATTTATCTTCTTCATTCTTTGAAAAGGTTTTGTTATTCATTAGCATACTTTTCATATCATAACTATATCTTTGTTAGTAACCAACAC harbors:
- a CDS encoding cyclopropane-fatty-acyl-phospholipid synthase family protein, which translates into the protein MIIDKVFYKTLFKNLFSDTFELKLWDGSSEIYGKGEVQFKIIFNEPIPKADIIKDPSLTFGEAYMTNKIDIEGSVQKVIESLYNNKESFLSNSDKYSSLLKIATNNIKNSKKNIEFHYDIGNDFYKLWLDDTMTYSCGYFKSKDDSLIQAQKNKVEHILKKLNLKEGETLLDIGCGWGELITSAAKKYKVKAMGITLSAEQLAKVKERIKNEGLEDLVEVQLVDYRELKNRTFDKVVSVGMLEHVGQDHLAEYFVSVNNLLNDKGVSLLHCITSTEIGGNNTWINKYIFPGGYIPAVKELVNCMSDVGFSLNDAENLRLHYGRTLEHWAENFENALPEIRKTKDETFIRMWRLYLNASAASFNSGNISIHQFLFNKGVNNELPWTRDYMYK